In Zalophus californianus isolate mZalCal1 chromosome 16, mZalCal1.pri.v2, whole genome shotgun sequence, the sequence CCAGAACAGAAAGAACAGTAGTTGTTGCTTTTCGAAAAATAATTCAGGCCAAGAAAATCCCAGGAGGGAGTTGGGACAAACCAAGTGGAGGTGGGGTGAGTGGCCCCTGGTATTCCTTCTTCTCAAGCAAGCCTCCTCTTTCTCACATCTGCATTGTTAGGTTCTTCCTCAGGGACCTCATGCAATTCTGAACTTCCAAATCATGGGGGTCAGCACAGACAAGCCTCTCCTTCTTGGTGAGGAAGCTGGGGAGCAAGGCGGAGAAAGATTACAAACTAAGGAGCATTCAGCAAATGGGGATGGGGATCCCCATCCTCCCCGGCCCTGGGATTCCCCCACTTGGACCagcctgttcttttccttctctgctgcAGGGACTCAGGGCACCTCCTCTCTGAGACCCTGCCTCACTTAGCCTCTGAGACTGCCTAAGTGACTCATGTGTGTTTCCTCaagctttcttctctctccatctgtccccaGTGTCCCTCTTCACTGGAACATCTCTTACCTGATGCCCTGCAGGATCCTAATGAGGTCGCAAGCCTCCCGGGACCTGGCAGGATCCAGACTGGTGGGACTTTTCCTAGACACCCCTCCCCAGATACGACACTTACATGACACCTGGCCGGGAGCACCCACTGCTTGtttcaaaaaaatctttcatgTTTGCACATCGAATTTTTCGTTTGTAGTCAAGGCAGCAGTCAGTGGGACGGTGAAAGCCTGCTGCAAGGGGAACGAGACATTTAAGGACTGGGTCTCTTTTTAAGGGAGACTAGATCCTTTCCCCCTTGCCTCCAAAGTCCTGCGTAGGGTGAGCAGGCACAGAATTCCAGAGGGATGTTCTCCTCTGCCTGCACTTGCTTCGCTCTCCTCGGGGCTGAGCTCTATGTCGCAGGGCACCCAGGCAAGGCCACAACAGGGCCACAGCCGTTTCTGATAGAAGAGGGAGCGTCTCATGCCAGCAGGAGGCATCAAAGAGCACCTCTGCCCCCAGGTGAGCCAACTCGAGAGACAGTTGGGTGGAATAGAGGTGCCCTCTAACGGTCCATCCCGATCTTCCTGGGGACATTCGCCACCTTCGGGACCCTCCTCACCTGTCCCGTACCCCCGCCCTATAAATGAGGTGTTTTGAAGCCATTGAACAGATCTGTGCAGCTGCTACTTTCAAGCATATGCTATGATATAACATATAACTTTACCTTCCATCTGTATTAAGGGTTCATGCTGAAGTTTCGCCACCATGGGTTCTATttgggagaaaaagacaaagaggggAGAGAAATCACTGAGGCAGCCTCGTCTCGCTGTCTCCACCGGTCTCATGCCTCAGCCCCATCCCCTGGTAGGGAGGTGATGATGCTGGACCACTGGACACCAGTCTGGGTTCTAGGTCTGCCTCCAGGCCCCTTTTCTcgtctcagggccctgggatgttTCAGGGAACTTTGAAACTGTCTGAGACGTGAAACCATCCGATTGACTttgaaatacaaaaagcaaaCTGTAAATCCGATATGAATAAATCAGTTGAATGGGTACATAATGTGATACATGCCACAATACTTTCTATACATTTCTGCAATCCACAACGGCTCAGGAAACAGAAGAATGTTTCGTTAACTGATTTGGTGGCACAAGGTCACCCAAAGTGAAGTGAGGCTATTCACAATCATTATTTATCCCAGTAGTATGATTATTTGTGGTTGCTGCAGAAATACTGCCCTGTTTGATTGAAGTACACTTCTCAGACTCTTCCAGTGACGTTAAGTAATGTCCAAGTATgtgttacctttttaaaaatgtcatttattttcttgaaaatgtaaaatatacataataaacacAACTGTAAGCACGTTTAAAAGCATACGGTTCAGTGGGACGAAGCACATTCAcctattgtgcaaccatcaccacaatccatcCACAGAAcgtttttcatcttgcaaaactgaaactctgtacctgttAAGCAATAACTCCCgttttcccttcccccaacccccaagccACCACCATTCTTCTTTCTGAATTCGGCTAATTTAAGTGCCTCATAGCAGTGGAACCATGCAGAATTTGTCCTTTTGTTACTGGTTTATCTCACCTAACATAATGTCTTcaatgttcatccattttgtagcacgtgtcagaatttccttcctttctgaggctgaataatatatcGTATGTATATGCCCCATTTAAAAAAACTCTATTCATTTGTtaatggatacttgggttgctctcaccttttggctattatgaataatggtaTGATTAGCATGGGTGTAAACATATCTCTTCATGtacctgctttcagttcttttgggtatatatccagagtggaactgctggatcatattgcattacctttttaaaaattgaatactTCCGCCTTCCAAAACACATCTAGCCCCAGAGTTTTGGATAAGGGATTGTGGACCTGCATTATGCTAATTAGGCAAAGACAACTGAACTTTTAGATCATTTCTTATAGAGTTACACATGAATTCTATTTAAGAAGGCGTGTGTGTATATTTGATATGCTTGCTGTGATGTGTGTGGGGcttgcaaaataaaatcttaagtggCTTTGCCTTTCCATTGCAGCTTCCTAACCAGCTCCTACCCTCATTCCACCACTTAATAGctatatgatctttttttttcctaaactgaaTATTTAATATACTTTGTAAGAACAGAAGAAATGCAACAAGGATTAGGATTTTATAATATACATTAGATATTTCTGTCAAAGGTATTCCATTTTTCAAAGGCGTTTCCCCGACTTCcctgtcttttctattttcctcagAGCAATAAGCAGGAATTACGACTCTCAGAAGTAGGCTGCTCCATTGTATCGGACAGTAATTACATCTTTAGGTTTCAAGTCCTCATCATCTCCCCAAACCCCTTTTCCTTTCACCGCACAGTCTCACCGCACTGCTTCACGGTAACATTGTACTCTGCTCAAATTCAAAGAGCCTGAACGAAAGCTAGAGGCCCAAGGATTTTTGAGTACTGGTTTAGTAGCAGTGTCTATTGGCACAAACCTTCTATTTATTCATAACTACGATAATAGAAATGGAAGCGACTTTAATGAAACAGGAACTCAGGAATGAGATCATTAAATATAACTAGacacattttaaatagaaataccatgtatTTCCTGATTAGTATCAGGTAACTATCTAAGCTATCTATCCCCTATTCTGGTCTCAGAGAAAAAGGTCAGAGACAATTACAAGCAAGGTGCTTCATATTATCAggtccatttttaaaacaatgagatcCTTTGGGACAATCActttagtctttctttttatCAGAGATTTCCGTTGGTCCTTTTGTTGGTAATCCATTTATGTCTGCGTCCTTACAGTCTAccttgcctttgtttttgttgtgggaTTCTCGAAGAGCTTTTCTAGGCCACATACGACTAAcaaagggggaaatcagaggataCATGTATGGCTCCAGGAATTTTTTGTAGATCCAGAGCAGAATCGGAATGACGATGCAAGGAAGGCACACCATCTGGGATGCACATCTGCTGGAGTTCCTGAACCGCAACCACGGGTCCGAGTGTCTAGCTATATGATCTTGAACAAGTTGTCCAGGTgttctctcatttgtaaaatgaaaataataatataatatgcaAAACTATACAAGTTGCTGCTAGTCTACCCCACAAGGTTGTTAGGAGGATCTAATGTATTGAGTCCATAagacacttagaacagtgcctgcctgCACGTAAGAAGTACtagatatttatttgttaaataaatggaatggTTAGGTAGACTTGGGTGAGGCACTTTCCCGGCTTGTTACATTTCCTCTCCAAAATGATAGTTTTATACTAACATTGTAGAATTCTATGCTTCTTTCTGCAAATTTAGAATTTTACTATAGTTCTTTTGATTTAGCACATGACAGTCCTGTCAGCTAAGAGAAGTCATCAAATAATTCTGGTCATGAAAAGGGAGAGAGTTATTTCCCCAAGGGGGGGGGCAGTCATTTGCATACAGTTTTCCCCAGGGCCCAAggcctgcagagagagagagaggtctacAGCCTATTGCTGCTGCTTTTTAAACAAGTGCCGAATTCACATCCCTGTCTGAGACAGGGAACAGCCTCAGTAGGACAAAGGTATCCTTCTGCGTTTCCTCCCCAGCTCGCGAGTTACCGTGGACCTCGTCACCAGTGGGAAGGTTCACCGAACTCACCATGAAGGACGTGGACCCGGGATCCAAGGGCGGTAGCAAGAatgaggaaggggagggcagCCACGAAGAACTTCATCTTCCCAGTAGCAGGCAGAGCCGGTCTGAGGACTCCTGGCTTTCGGCTCTCTGACTCTGtgggatcccagctctgccctcgtATTTATAAGAGAGGAGGATCAGGAAGTCACAGGGCAGAGGTTCAGAGTGCTGTTCTTTGGCTATACGATAGACAGCATGCTATTTCTGAAAGAGGGAACAAGGCTGGGAATGCAACAGGAAGTAGATGGTAAAGGAGACCTCATGCTTTCCCAACTGCCCAATGGAtacaggcagagagggagactaTTTCATGAAGAACCCTTCCTCCAGGAGGTTAATTTCATCCCCTGGGTCAGAGTGTTTTCCTCAGGAGCTAAGCACCTTCCACTGCAGGAATAGCCTGTAAACCGTCGTGTGATTCCTCACACAGACTCCTGATCCTGACTACTCCTCCTCGCTTTGTTTCTCACCCCACATCCAATCCATTCATAAATACGGTTGGCTCTACTTGCAAAAATGTATCCAGAGTCTCATTATTCCTCACCATCTCTCTGCTGGGAGTTTTTTTGAAGAGGCTTATGAATGTATCTCAGAATATTTTGCcagggggaagagaggggaagcaTTTATCTTTGGCTTTTATCCCTgtggaacttttaaaatatcGCCACGGATTTTTTGACACTCCTGTCATCCAGTGGTGGAGTCTATGTTCTCTGCCCTAGAAATGGAGAGGGGCTTGTGGCTGGTTCAATCAATAGCATATGCCATGTGACCTTTGAGGCTAGGTTGTGAAAAGTCATGGACTTCAACGTCGGTCACTGGAACATTTACTCTTGCAGTCCTGAACCACCAGCTGAGAAGACTGACTAGCTTGAGGCTGCTAGGCAGTGAGGAAGCCCAAACCACAGGCAATGTTCTGGTCAGTGGTCCCAAATGAGCCTAGCCCTCAGGTCATCCCAGCCTAGGTGCCAGACATGGGTGTAAGGAAGCCTCCAGATCTGCACTGGTCAACCTAGCAACTACTctccacatgtggctactgagcacttcaAATGGGGCTAGTCCACATTGGGATGTTCTGAAAGTATAAACTTCACACAaggttttaaagatttaattacaTGCCCGCTGCCACGTAAAATATCTGGATAATTTTTTACATTGGTTACATGTTGACATGAAAATAGTTTGGATATATtgtgttaaagaaaatatattattacagtTCATTTCATCTGTTGCTTTTTGCTTTCTTAACATGgcaactaaaaatttttttagattatgtATGTGACTTGCGTGGTGTCTCTATTGGACAGCAGTGTTCTAGACTCGAGTCCCTCCTTGCTATTTGTGTCTTCCCAGCTGAGATCTCAGGCATCACGGAGCAGAGACAGTCCATCCCTGCTCTGCCTTGTCTGAATTTCTGACCTGTAGAATTTGTGACTAGAGCAAAATAGTTGTCGTTTTATACCATTAAACCTTGAGTGGTTTGTGGCACAGCAACAGATGATGGGGACAACACTTCATTGGCCAACAGTGGACCACAGAGGTTTCCTTGCGCTTCTTGTTTGCTCTTGCGTGTGTGTTATGTCCTTGCAGGGCCTCCACGCCTCAGGATCAGAGAAGCCCCTGGTCAGGAAGCTAGCGTTCTCAAAGGCAGGCTGAGGCACACCTGCATGAAGCTTATGTAAATCTAGGAAAAGTGAGGGCTGAGCAGCGGCTGAAGTAAGCAGTGGGACAAAAGAACGTGAAGTAGTACAAGGTACAGTCCACCCTGTGCTTCCCTCCACTAGGTTTGTGGCTTTATTGTGTTGAATCCGTCACAAAGCCTCCTTCAAGGTGCttgtatttattaattctttcaggtTCAGTGGAACCCACCCTGTGTACCCGTGCTAATGCATCTCCACTGCTTCCATCTTCCCCAGGATTCCTGCAAAGCTGAATCCAGTCTAACCCAGCAGAGCCTTATGTTGCAGGGATGGGAACCACGGAGAAATCAATAATCACCGGGAATCATGAAGAGAGGGGCTAATCCTACATCAGCCCCTTGGTTCCTACGTATTCTAGGTGTTGGGAACATACCATCATCTATCAGCATTTGGTTCAGCGGATATACTGCATTCTGGAGAGTCTCAACCCTGAGTTTGTCGTCCCCTTAGCAAAATCATTAACACCCCACCATTCTCCTGGTCTGGCTGCTTCTGCGTGATTATGTCTATGCTATTGCCAGTGGATCTCCTATGCCCACTGACTCACATTACCAGCTATAAAATGGATCCCTTGGCCCAAGGCAATGTTGTATAAATACTATCTCATCAGGCATTCTGTGAATCTTCGAATGTTTGTGATGCAGGCAGGTTGGGTCTGAGGACCCAGTGGGCTTCCTGCAGGACCAGGAAGAGAGTCCTTGGCTTCGCACAAGAGAGAAATCAAATGCAAGCcaagaggaagtgagagcagagtttgttgaacacagagagagagagcagatacAGAGTTCTTGGAGACTCAGGAAAGATGAATGAGTTTCATTCATCTTGGTGTCcagggtttttatggaggttaaTGGGCTGGTGTATGTGTCCTCTCAGGCATTTGGGAACTAGTCAAAACAAGGAGGAGTGCTCAGGCTTTAGCTCATCATGCCCTGGAGCCTGGGGTCTTGGTGTCAAGGTGTCTGGAGTCTTGGAAAACACACATGATGATCTCTCCCAGTaactccttagatgttatctatcATGCTGGAAGACTCCAacgaaatcattaactccttgacctttacaaggaggacatatATTATCTGAACTATAGGCACGTGTAAAGGGCAGGGGTGTAGGTCCTAGCAAAAATAGAAGCAGGACGAGGGATCTCTTGTTTCCATGTCTCAGTTGTGCTGGCAAAGGCGCTACTGGTACAGAAAGAAAATCCATATCTGGAGTCGGTGACGGTTCTGCTAAGGTCGGATTGTTCTGTCTTGCAGGATGGCAGGGGTCCAAGATAATCAACCGACATGTTACCATATGGCTGTATTTTTTCCTGGAGGGTCGGTGCCATATGGAACCTTGACTTCTAGATGTCAGCAGGATGGTAGCTGCTGGTCATGGGGGACTGACACTCACTGTCGAAGCgcctcttgctctgtctcttctctaCATGAGTAAAGTGTCGTTCCAACTGGTACTGCGTAAATAGTGTTTCTCATGGCAGCCCTGACACCTACAAACCACGCAGGAGGTTGACTTCCTGGAACTGCTGCTCCTGATGGTAGCCAGCAGGTATCACTTGCTGAACATATCTCAACTTTCAAAGCTCCAAGATTGGTACTGCTTTTTAAGATGCAGGCAGGAGGGGACTGGGCCCTGGACCCCATGCTTTTGAGGATGCCTcattcacagacacacacaaaagaaatttgTCAGAGGACACAAAGATACCTCTGTCTCTTGGGAGGTGGTGCTCAGGGCTGGCCCAACATGGCCTGCCACTCTCCACATCCGTTcttatgacacacacacacacacttcatggCTCAAGGTAAAATGATTCTCCACTTCTCTTGCCCTACATCCTTGAAATGGGACACTCCCGAATCTAAAGGCTACAAAGGCTTGTGGGCGGTGTCACTGCGAGCAAGGACACAGACACTCCCTTGGACTGTGGGAAGATTTCAGCTGTAGGAGCTTAAGGTCAGAGGAAAGATAAACCAATTAGCTTGTCAAAATCTTTCCTTTCAGCAGAAACGCCACCATACGCTTGCATTCCTGGGTTGTTCCCATGTGGTGTCTAGGGTTCATTTTCTTGCATCTTTTTGTGTTCCATCTGACAGATAAATGGCCAGATGAGGGCTGTATATGTAATAGTTTCACATGGTTGCAATATTAagcaattcattttatttttaaattttttgttagctcatttataattttaaatattggcaTACCTGATGTGGGACCCTTCTTATGGATTCTTGCCTTGGGCCCTACAAATGTTAGGGGCAGTCCTGACCAGGACCCACAGGGACATGGTGGCTGGTGAGGTGACTGTGGACTACCCACCTTGCCCACGTCCTTACTGTAATTATCCGCGACTGGAAAGAATCTGTGTATGTCTCTTCCTTCCTTGTGTATGATCTTAAACATCCTCACTGTTGCATATGGAAAACCTTTCTCTTCAAGTAATAGGGAGAAAAACGGATCCTACCAACTCGTTTTGTGTCTCCCGCTGTCTGTTTTTAAGTCTGAGCCCAAGCTCTCCTTagagagataaaaatttaaacaataatatCCCTTTAGTGAGTCTCATAGTTAAAGTCTATTCTGTGTTGTAGAATTGAAACTGCTCCATGGTCACAGATGGTTTGATGTCCCTGAGATAGATACCTTCTGACCATTTCCTATATGCCTTGGTGATATCAAGTCAAGTAAAGAGATTTCAGTTGGGGACCAAGCACTTCAACAAATTCTAGCTCAGAGATTAGGTCTTGGTTTAAATATTTGACTTATTCCTTCCTTTAGTAGATTATTTACAAAAGTGGCTGTAATAATTCCTCCCATCCAATATGCATGCACTTGGAGAGTCCCTTTCCATTCTGACTCTGGTCTCGGCTCTGTGACTCACCTTGATAAGTGGAGTGATAGAAAATGTGATGCAGAGACTTGGAAAGTACTGGCACATTGAGGCTTGTGTGCCATTTTACTGCTGAGAGTCTTTATACTGTTGCATGTACCAGCCCATGCTAGCCCTTTGAAGGTTGAAAAACGTCATGGACAGAAGGATCCCCCGATATCACAGCGATCCCAGCTGAGAGGTCATCCTAGACTGCTGAACCCCAGCTAGGTTGGCTCAGGCCAGGAGAATTATCCACTTAACCCATAGagttgtgagaaataaaaaatgcttgcttttaaaaaattttttcatttttggggcgcccgggtggctcagtcgttaagctcagtcgttaagcgtctgccttcggctcaggtcatgatcccagggtcctgggatcgagccccgcatcgggctccctgctctgcgggaagcctgcttctccctctcccactccccctgcttgtgttccctctctcgctgtgtctctctctctgtcaaataaataaatgaaatcttaaaaaattttttcattttttattaagactttactttttaaaagtagatttaggttcatagcaaaactgaggggcgtatagagatttcccatataccttctgcccccacacatgcatagcctcctccATTATCAACACCTGCCACCAAAATGggatatttgttacaattgatgaacctacactgacacatcatcatcacccacaGACCAtcatttacattagggttcactcgtGGTACAGGACGtcctatgggtttggacaaatgtataatcaTGTATCcatggttcactcttggtataGTACGTTCtataggtttggacaaatgtataatcgtatgtatccaccattatggtatcatacagagtattttcattgccctaaaaatcccctgtgctctgcctattgaccccctctgcccccaacctctggcaactactgatcattttattgtctctttagtattgccctttccagaatgtcatacagttggaatcatgcagtatgtagccttttcaaattggcttcttcACTTAgtcatatgcatttaagtttcctccttttctttttcgtggcttgatagctctttttttttttttttttttttttttttagtgttgaataTTTCACTGTCTCGATCTACCACAGCTTATTTATcaatttacctactgaaggacatcttggttgcttccaagttttggcaattatgaataaagctgctataaacatttgtgtgcaagttttcgGGTGGAcaaaagttttcaactccttaggtaaataccaaggagagcAATCGCTGGATCACACAGTAAGGGTATGtgtagttttgtaagaaactgccaaactgtcttctggAGTGGCTGAACCATTTTGTATTCCCGCTGGCAAATgtatgagagtttctgttgctccacatccttgctgtgCTTgatgtcagtgttctggattttggtcCAGTCTCCTATAGGTGTGTGATGGTGTCTCGTTGTTAATGCTTGTTTTAATCTACTCAATTTTAGGGTGATTTGTGATGGAGCAAAAGC encodes:
- the LOC113939710 gene encoding UPF0729 protein C18orf32 homolog, coding for MVCLPCIVIPILLWIYKKFLEPYMYPLISPFVSRMWPRKALRESHNKNKGKVDCKDADINGLPTKGPTEISDKKKD
- the LOC113939709 gene encoding C-C motif chemokine 15-like isoform X1 encodes the protein MKFFVAALPFLILATALGSRVHVLHEPMVAKLQHEPLIQMEAGFHRPTDCCLDYKRKIRCANMKDFFETSSGCSRPGVIFLTKKERLVCADPHDLEVQNCMRSLRKNLTMQM
- the LOC113939709 gene encoding C-C motif chemokine 15-like isoform X2 is translated as MKFFVAALPFLILATALGSRVHVLHEPMVAKLQHEPLIQMEGFHRPTDCCLDYKRKIRCANMKDFFETSSGCSRPGVIFLTKKERLVCADPHDLEVQNCMRSLRKNLTMQM